The following are encoded in a window of Megachile rotundata isolate GNS110a chromosome 2, iyMegRotu1, whole genome shotgun sequence genomic DNA:
- the LOC100876918 gene encoding trafficking protein particle complex subunit 2-like protein, which yields MSQRSKVIHLYKTLLYMGRDYPRGYEFFKTNLKKAFEKNKAERDPEKIEKMLAHGNFVIKELEALLIKMAVCVAVIGKDNSPKYIRCADESSALQFHCKVHTSIDIIEEKLNVGNKTAIDTRDLYLGLLYATEEYKIYGYATNTKIKFVIVLKLFNTLPRENDVKMTFKKLHAAYSNAVCNPFYIPGDQVNSKSFDLSVMEIMRSM from the exons ATGTCGCAACGTTCCAAAgttattcatttatataaaacg CTTTTGTACATGGGACGAGACTATCCAAGAGgttatgaatttttcaaaacaaatttaaaaaaagcttTCGAAAAGAATAAGGCAGAACGTGATccggaaaaaattgaaaaaatgttggCACACGGCAACTTTGTTATAAAAGAACTGGAAGCTTT ACTCATAAAAATGGCAGTTTGTGTAGCAGTAATTGGAAAAGAT AATTCTCCAAAATATATTAGGTGTGCAGATGAGTCGTCAGCATTACAATTTCACTGTAAAGTTCACACTTCAATAGATATTATAGAAGAAAAGTTGAACGTAGGGAATAAAACAGCTATTGATACAAGAGACTTATATTTGGGATTACTATATGCTACTGAGGAATATAAAAT ATATGGTTATGCTACAAACACAAAAATTAAGTTTGTcatagtattaaaattatttaacacatTACCAAGAGAGAATGATGTAAAAATG acttttaaaaaattacatgcTGCTTACTCTAATGCTGTGTGCAATCCATTCTACATTCCAGGTGATCAAGTTAATTCCAA GTCGTTTGATTTGTCAGTGATGGAGATAATGCGTAGTATgtag
- the 26-29-p gene encoding C1 family peptidase 26-29-p, producing MQIFALIVFLVAIGTFGIEAIQSPTFSNAYTVKGTLYIPYAEIREPFYAWYDAASGSSRIDYYGGMVKTYQLSHKGSYGKSIKIAPITTENILNAETCLEVNGTRDLKIEPQTIIPDTTGMECIGEEVVNGLLCEKWRLVETVNEKTNKYTLWIRYKKSPRVPQFKEPIPVRYEMKGFNSLLGSHYDHYYLDYDWFSSETPSSEVFDIAENMTCVSFPGPGDKHIYTFNPIREFIHNHDAHMHEAFENFKKTHNKEYIDEIDELARKEVFRQNLRFIHSTNRAVKSYQLDVNHLVDRTELELKALRGKQYTKGYNGGAPFPYNADEEVKKVPDSLDWRLYGAVTPVKDQSVCGSCWSFGTTGAVEGAYYMKYGKLVRLSQQALIDCSWGFGNNGCDGGEDFRSYQWIMKHGGLPAEDEYGGYLGQDGYCHANNVTKVAKITGFVNVTPGDPNALKVAIAKHGPISVAIDAAHKTFSFYSHGVYYDESCGNTEESLDHAVLAVGYGKLNGKDYWLVKNSWSNYWGNDGYILMSQEKNNCGVLTAPTYVTM from the exons atgcaGATTTTTGCTTTAATAGTTTTTTTAGTAGCAATAG GTACTTTTGGTATTGAGGCTATTCAATCTCCAACATTTAGTAATGCTTACACGGTAAAGGGAACTTTGTATATCCCATATGCCGAAATTCGTGAACCATTTTATGCATGGTACGATGCTGCAAGTGGATCTAGCAGAATTGATTACTATGGAG GAATGGTGAAAACTTATCAATTGTCGCACAAGGGATCTTAtggaaaaagtataaaaattgctccaatcactacagaaaatattttaaatgcagAAACATGTCTTGAAGTAAATGGTaccagggatttgaaaattgaacctCAGACTATTATTCCGGATACAACTGGAATGGAG TGCATTGGTGAAGAGGTGGTTAATGGATTATTATGTGAAAAATGGAGGCTTGTAGAGACTGTTAAtgaaaaaacaaacaaatataCTCTTTGGATAAGATATAag AAATCTCCACGTGTACCACAATTTAAAGAACCAATTCCTGTAAGGTATGAAATGAAAGGTTTTAATAGCCTGTTAGGTTCTCACTACGATCATTATTATTTAGATTATGATTGGTTCTCTTCTGAGACACCTAGTTCAGAGGTGTTTGATATCGCGGAAA ATATGACATGTGTTAGTTTTCCTGGACCTGGAGATAAACATATATACACATTTAATCCCATACGCGAGTTCATTCATAATCATGACGCACATATGCACGAagcattcgaaaatttcaaaaaaactcATAACAAGGAGTACATAGATGAAATAGATGAATTAGCACGCAAAGAAGTCTTCAGACAAAATTTAAG ATTTATTCACTCAACCAACCGAGCTGTTAAAAGTTATCAGTTAGATGTTAACCATTTGGTGGATCGTACCGAATTAGAATTAAAGGCATTGCGTGGTAAACAATATACTAAAGGTTACAATGGAGGAGCACCTTTCCCCTACAATGCTGATGAAGAAGTGAAAAAAGTTCCAGATTCTCTAGATTGGAGACTCTATGGTGCTGTTACTCCAGTTAAAG ATCAATCCGTTTGTGGCTCTTGTTGGAGTTTTGGCACAACAGGTGCTGTCGAGGGTGCTTATTACATGAAATATGGTAAATTAGTACGCTTGTCTCAACag GCTCTTATTGATTGTTCATGGGGTTTTGGAAATAATGGCTGTGATGGTGGTGAAGATTTCCGATCGTATCAATGGATCATGAAACATGGAGGTCTTCCCGCAGAAGATGAGTATGGTGGTTATCTTGGTcag GATGGTTATTGTCATGCAAATAACGTTACAAAGGTAGCTAAGATTACGGGCTTCGTAAATGTTACACCGGGTGATCCTAATGCTTTGAAAGTAGCCATCGCAAAACATGGACCCATTTCAGTTGCAATCGATGCTGCTCATAAAACATTTTCATTCTATTCCCATGGTGTATACTATGATGAATCCTGTG GTAACACGGAGGAATCATTAGATCACGCAGTTTTGGCTGTCGGTTATGGTAAATTAAATGGAAAGGATTATTGGCTGGTTAAAAACTCCTGGTCAAATTACTGGGGTAATGATGGTTACATTCTGATGTCTCAAGAAAAGAACAATTGTGGAGTGTTAACAGCCCCCACATATGTTACTATGTAA